One window of the Zea mays cultivar B73 chromosome 3, Zm-B73-REFERENCE-NAM-5.0, whole genome shotgun sequence genome contains the following:
- the LOC100276450 gene encoding uncharacterized protein isoform X2 — protein MSRSLSMRGSMRSRRDLPPPGKTIERLESMVDGGNFYEAQQMYKSTSARYIAVHKYSEALDILQSGALVQLKHGQVTCGGELAVLFVDILITGEFPYSEQFFDRIRKIYEAFPRITVPHFLGEDYDDEGHKLSEAISAAKVRAESCSSFLKAAIRWSAEFGTSRNGSPELHVMLAEYIYSESPETDMTKVSSHFVRGNDPKKFASMLVNFMSKCYPGEDDTAIARGVLMYLSQGNLRDANLLMDEMKEQLKSVNSDFPKTDLIQFIMYLLPTYDQRQILLLF, from the exons ATGTCGCGGTCTTTGAGCATGAGAGGTAGCATGAGGTCGCGCCGCGACCTACCTCCTCCCGGGAAG ACAATTGAAAGGCTTGAGAGTATGGTTGATGGAGGAAATTTCTATGAAGCTCAACAAATGTACAAGTCAACCAGCGCAAG GTATATTGCTGTCCATAAGTATTCAGAAGCCTTGGACATCCTTCAATCAGGCGCTTTGGTACAATTGAAGCATGGACAG GTTACCTGTGGTGGTGAACTTGCTGTCCTCTTTGTTGACATCCTCATCACAGGAGAGTTTCCATATAGTGAACAATTTTTTG ATCGTATCAGAAAGATATATGAGGCATTCCCAAGGATAACCGTTCCACATTTCCTTGGAGAGGACTATGATGATGAGGGACATAAATTGTCTGAAGCTATTTCTGCTGCCAAAGTGCGCGCAGAGAGTTGTTCATCATTCCTGAAAGCTGCCATCAG GTGGTCTGCTGAGTTTGGAACATCAAGAAATGGTTCTCCTGAACTGCACGTTATGTTAGCAGAATACATATATTCAGAATCTCCAGAGACG GACATGACTAAAGTTTCAAGTCATTTTGTTCGTGGAAATGATCCAAAAAAGTTTGCTTCTATGCTGGTGAACTTTATGAGCAAG TGTTACCCTGGTGAAGATGATACTGCAATTGCACGTGGGGTCCTAAT GTATCTATCTCAAGGGAACCTGAGAGATGCAAATTTACTTATGGATGAGATGAAGGAACAACTAAAATCTGTTAACTCGGATTTTCCGAAAACAGATTTGATTCAGTTCATCATGTATCTTTTACCAAC TTATGATCAAAGGCAAATTCTGCTTTTATTTTGA